A genome region from Anopheles stephensi strain Indian chromosome 2, UCI_ANSTEP_V1.0, whole genome shotgun sequence includes the following:
- the LOC118507030 gene encoding leucine-rich repeat and guanylate kinase domain-containing protein-like encodes MTIECIVVLLSFLLIGITSGNYTKTAWEHRCDPGSEAFACTVPNFLYKPGENHSTLIAPDTRVHKVRLAYPHDKLVVSRDTITAYDAVLHTALHRPKAVQIAYSNIKRFDVPLDLEYADFRDNSIQTVNAPEVKESVYALRFLDLRNNELESMESLKALVNLETLLLAGNRISGLDGAALTNLNKLTGLDLSNNMLDAIPSASLPASLEWLVLRRNTFSGHIDFADANLPALKVLDLQHNIIGELNVVTLLMVAPELRALLLEGNWFDVGTAAHIATMLTNRQVAHDKFAPSESESDYEDDYHRTHEMLRVQDYVISVVLLVVNVCVIAWGVFRVYRARHSSSTEDVCPGCSCAWAEMYISSIV; translated from the exons ATGACGATCGAGTGTATTGTTGT GCTTCTATCGTTCCTACTGATAGGCATCACCTCGGGCAACTACACCAAGACAGCCTGGGAGCATCGGTGTGATCCTGGGTCGGAGGCATTCGCCTGCACCGTCCCAAACTTCCTGTACAAACCGGGTGAAAATCATTCCACACTGATAGCACCGGACACAAGAGTGCACAAGGTGCGGCTCGCCTATCCACACGACAAGCTGGTCGTATCCCGGGACACTATCACCGCGTACGATGCGGTACTGCACACGGCTCTCCATCGACCGAAAGCGGTTCAGATCGCGTACTCCAACATAAAGCGGTTCGATGTGCCGCTTGATCTCGAGTATGCCGACTTCCGAGATAACTCGATCCAAACAGTGAATGCACCGGAAGTGAAAGAATCCGTCTATGCGCTGCGGTTCCTCGATTTGCGCAACAATGAGCTGGAGAGCATGGAAAGCTTAAAAGCGCTCGTCAACCTAGAAACGTTACTTCTTGCGGGCAATCGTATTAGCGGGCTGGATGGTGCGGCACTGACGAACCTAAACAAGCTGACCGGGCTGGATTTGAGCAACAATATGCTGGATGCTATTCCGAGCGCAAGCCTACCCGCTTCCCTCGAGTGGTTAGTGTTGCGACGTAACACCTTCTCGGGCCACATCGACTTTGCCGACGCGAATCTGCCCGCACTGAAGGTGTTGGATCTGCAGCACAACATCATTGGCGAGTTGAATGTCGTCACGCTGCTGATGGTGGCTCCCGAGCTACGGGCCCTTTTGCTCGAAGGTAACTGGTTCGATGTCGGGACGGCAGCACACATCGCGACGATGCTTACGAACCGCCAGGTGGCACACGACAAATTTGCACCcagcgagagtgagagcgatTATGAGGATGATTATCATCGTACGCACGAGATGCTGAGGGTGCAGGACTACGTCATCTCGGtggtgctgttggtggttAATGTGTGCGTGATTGCATGGGGAGTGTTCCGCGTGTACCGGGCccggcacagcagcagcacggagGACGTGTGTCCGGGTTGTAGTTGTGCTTGGGCGGAAATGTACATTAGTTCGATAGTGTAG